The proteins below come from a single Candidatus Didemnitutus sp. genomic window:
- a CDS encoding helix-turn-helix transcriptional regulator, translating to MSARHHLGDLLGRLVSPQVPLLEGRRGDVGALPNNVICFQRARRTELQGAHRGQFLHHRFTLILAIEGDAQVSVDGTTHLLGPGEALLVFPFQFHHYPDDRDAALRWLFVTFEMVDASSLAGLQDVRVAFLPPAERSAAALVQAFLEPDGANLTVLRLAALLQDLRQAPRATPLPAERGDLVRLVDRIAGACGAGAKVKEIAQSLGVSVSHVRAQFHLSSGVPLGRHLRRMRLERARGLIEAGRLRVTEVAELTGFSSVYVFSRAFRQAYGLSPLAFAKARRAQSSGGGADTVGGNAKTNRSPAIPTGPAFSA from the coding sequence ATGTCCGCGCGACATCACCTTGGAGATTTGCTGGGTCGCCTCGTGTCCCCGCAGGTCCCGCTGCTCGAGGGCCGGCGCGGGGATGTGGGCGCTCTGCCGAACAACGTGATTTGCTTCCAGCGGGCGCGGCGGACCGAACTCCAAGGCGCGCACCGCGGGCAGTTTCTCCACCATCGGTTCACGCTCATCCTCGCCATCGAGGGTGACGCGCAGGTGTCGGTCGACGGCACGACGCACCTGCTGGGCCCGGGGGAGGCGCTGTTGGTGTTCCCATTCCAGTTCCATCACTACCCGGACGACCGCGACGCGGCGTTGCGCTGGCTGTTCGTCACGTTCGAGATGGTCGATGCGTCGAGCCTGGCGGGGCTGCAAGATGTGCGCGTCGCCTTTTTGCCGCCGGCGGAGAGGTCGGCGGCGGCGCTGGTCCAGGCGTTCCTGGAGCCGGATGGAGCGAATCTGACCGTGCTCCGACTCGCGGCCTTGCTGCAGGATTTGCGGCAGGCCCCTCGGGCGACCCCGCTTCCGGCGGAGCGGGGCGATCTGGTGCGACTGGTCGATCGCATCGCCGGGGCCTGCGGTGCAGGCGCAAAAGTGAAGGAAATCGCGCAATCGCTCGGAGTGAGCGTAAGCCATGTTCGCGCACAGTTTCATCTCTCGAGCGGCGTGCCGCTGGGCCGCCACTTGCGCAGGATGCGCCTCGAGCGGGCGCGCGGATTGATCGAAGCGGGCCGGCTGCGCGTGACGGAGGTTGCAGAGCTGACGGGTTTCTCGTCGGTCTATGTTTTCAGTCGCGCGTTTCGCCAGGCCTACGGTCTCTCGCCGCTGGCGTTTGCGAAGGCCAGGCGGGCGCAGTCCTCCGGCGGCGGGGCGGACACCGTTGGCGGAAATGCTAAAACAAACCGGAGTCCCGCTATTCCAACGGGGCCCGCATTTTCGGCATAG
- a CDS encoding DUF1573 domain-containing protein, with protein sequence MRSAAFFLSVLLTFATLARLAGNETQSPRAIGELLVWDAMEKHHDARADENFWEVAFAVTNRDSRSHVIEAVQPSCGCTIPQLPADPWVLAPGATSMLKLKVDFTAKEGRLTKSVQVASDLGTQTLALTISIPARAIDSDPQRKANFLIAQQNRQAVFQGDCARCHAAPALGQRDAFLYAAACGPCHESPHRASIVPELALAKQPRDAAYWREIVTRGRPGTLMPAFAKSEGGPLDEEQVESLVAYLVRTFAGPPLPPER encoded by the coding sequence ATGAGATCCGCGGCTTTTTTTCTGAGTGTCCTGCTGACGTTCGCCACGCTGGCCCGGCTCGCCGGCAACGAGACCCAATCGCCGCGTGCGATCGGCGAATTGCTGGTGTGGGATGCGATGGAGAAGCACCACGATGCGCGCGCGGACGAGAATTTCTGGGAAGTGGCGTTCGCGGTTACTAATCGCGACTCGCGTTCGCATGTGATCGAGGCCGTGCAGCCGTCGTGCGGTTGCACGATTCCGCAGCTGCCCGCCGATCCTTGGGTGCTGGCCCCCGGCGCCACCTCGATGTTGAAGCTGAAGGTCGACTTTACGGCGAAAGAGGGACGACTCACGAAGTCCGTGCAGGTGGCCTCGGATCTCGGCACGCAGACGCTTGCGCTCACGATTTCCATTCCGGCGCGGGCGATCGACTCGGACCCGCAGCGGAAGGCGAATTTCCTCATCGCGCAGCAGAACCGGCAGGCGGTGTTCCAGGGCGACTGCGCGCGCTGCCATGCCGCGCCGGCGCTCGGCCAGAGGGACGCGTTCCTCTATGCGGCGGCGTGCGGGCCGTGCCACGAGTCGCCGCACCGCGCCTCGATCGTGCCGGAATTGGCACTGGCGAAGCAGCCGCGGGACGCGGCGTATTGGCGCGAGATCGTGACGCGCGGCCGGCCCGGCACGCTGATGCCGGCATTCGCGAAGAGCGAGGGCGGCCCGCTCGACGAGGAACAGGTCGAATCCCTCGTGGCGTATCTCGTCCGCACCTTCGCGGGGCCTCCGCTCCCGCCGGAAAGATGA
- a CDS encoding aldehyde dehydrogenase produces the protein MSLAIDEALVRSVVEEVVKTFGRSSAAAPASASYATPTIVSSGRRPGVFADAPTACAAAHQAFLKLSAAGIAGRAKVIEIVKTLCAQKAQEWGKFEFAETKIGRLPDKIGKLEIVKLVPGVEWLRPDARSGDHGITLEEFTPYGVIAAILPMTHSIPTLSGNIINMVAAGNAVVFNPHPGGAKSAALAIATYNEAIKAALGIENLVCTIEQPSLESFDALCKAPEVRMLCVTGGPQVVAAAMKSGKRAVCAGPGNPPVLVDGTGCVQQAAKKIIEGAAFDNNLLCIGEKEVFVLESCADAFIAALSRHGAKQLNGHQLDRLTRAAFTMKPDAGGCSHAVLNRALVGADAAVLAKHAGIDVAADTPLLFAETDENHPFVYEEQMMPMLPIVRVKSVEQGIAGAVKAEHGYKHSAIIHSLNVDHMTAMARALDTTLFVKNGACTAGLGLGGEGYLSYSIATTTGEGITTPRTFTRTRRCVMVDNLRIY, from the coding sequence ATGTCTCTCGCCATTGATGAAGCGCTCGTGCGCAGCGTCGTTGAGGAAGTCGTGAAAACCTTCGGCCGCTCGTCCGCGGCCGCGCCTGCTTCCGCGAGCTACGCCACTCCCACCATCGTAAGCAGCGGCCGCCGACCGGGCGTTTTCGCTGACGCGCCAACCGCCTGCGCCGCCGCGCACCAAGCCTTCCTGAAACTCTCGGCCGCCGGCATCGCCGGTCGCGCCAAGGTCATCGAGATCGTCAAGACGCTCTGCGCCCAGAAGGCACAGGAATGGGGCAAGTTCGAGTTCGCCGAGACCAAGATCGGCCGCCTGCCGGACAAGATCGGCAAACTTGAGATCGTGAAACTCGTGCCCGGCGTCGAGTGGCTCCGTCCCGACGCGCGCAGCGGCGACCACGGCATCACGCTCGAGGAGTTCACACCCTACGGCGTTATCGCGGCGATCCTGCCGATGACGCACTCCATCCCGACGCTCTCCGGCAACATCATCAACATGGTCGCCGCCGGCAACGCCGTGGTCTTCAACCCGCACCCGGGCGGCGCCAAATCCGCCGCACTCGCCATCGCGACCTACAACGAGGCGATCAAAGCCGCCCTCGGCATCGAGAATCTCGTCTGCACCATCGAGCAACCGTCGCTCGAATCCTTCGACGCGCTCTGCAAGGCCCCCGAGGTCCGCATGCTCTGCGTGACCGGCGGCCCGCAGGTCGTCGCCGCCGCGATGAAGTCCGGCAAGCGCGCCGTCTGCGCCGGCCCGGGCAACCCGCCCGTCCTCGTCGACGGCACCGGCTGCGTCCAGCAGGCCGCGAAGAAGATCATCGAAGGCGCCGCCTTCGACAACAACCTGCTCTGCATCGGCGAAAAGGAAGTCTTCGTCCTCGAATCCTGCGCCGACGCCTTCATCGCCGCACTCTCGCGCCACGGCGCGAAGCAGCTCAACGGCCACCAGCTCGACCGCCTCACGAGGGCTGCCTTCACGATGAAGCCCGACGCTGGCGGCTGCTCGCACGCGGTGTTGAACCGCGCCTTGGTCGGCGCCGACGCCGCCGTGCTCGCGAAGCATGCCGGCATCGACGTCGCCGCCGACACGCCGCTGCTCTTCGCCGAGACGGATGAGAACCATCCCTTCGTTTACGAAGAGCAAATGATGCCGATGTTGCCGATCGTCCGCGTGAAGAGCGTGGAACAGGGCATCGCCGGCGCGGTGAAAGCCGAACACGGCTACAAGCACTCCGCGATCATCCACTCCCTCAACGTCGACCACATGACCGCCATGGCGCGCGCGCTCGACACGACGCTGTTCGTGAAGAACGGCGCCTGCACCGCCGGCCTAGGCCTCGGCGGCGAAGGCTACCTCTCCTACTCGATCGCCACGACCACCGGCGAAGGCATCACGACGCCGCGCACGTTCACCCGCACGCGCCGCTGCGTGATGGTCGACAACCTCCGGATCTACTGA
- a CDS encoding class II aldolase/adducin family protein: MPQVLTLSEVEALTKSGQTIPADAMLTPSARDFVNERTRYAGRAASNGTASHAAPARNGSAPKAPSIPDYEFKWTPGTDPKTPAEIERFFNSPAIQVLKQRMCDMGSRLWTRDYTDGNGGNITIRVGDNLALCTPTLICKGFMKPEDMCLVDLDGNQLAGTRVRTSEAKTHFGIMKRQPAAKACVHAHPPHATAFAIANAEIPSCLIPEAEVFLGKIGVAKYQTPGTAANADEVGEVGRDHQAVLMQNHGVIVWGKDVEDAYWKMENIDSYCRTVWIAAGLGTGLHRFSTEHLKDLINLRQKLGMPDPRASLKECELCDTTDFRPGAVCDAPTAPRDAAPNAEVEALVQKLTDEITRKLTGA, from the coding sequence ATGCCTCAAGTCCTCACTCTCAGCGAAGTCGAAGCGCTCACCAAGTCCGGCCAAACCATCCCGGCCGACGCCATGCTGACGCCCTCCGCGCGCGACTTCGTCAACGAACGCACCCGCTACGCCGGCCGCGCCGCCTCGAACGGCACCGCCAGCCACGCAGCGCCCGCGCGCAACGGCAGTGCGCCGAAAGCGCCGTCAATTCCCGATTACGAATTCAAGTGGACGCCCGGCACCGATCCGAAGACGCCGGCCGAGATCGAGCGCTTCTTCAACTCGCCCGCGATCCAAGTCCTGAAGCAGCGCATGTGCGACATGGGCTCGCGCCTCTGGACGCGCGATTACACCGACGGCAACGGCGGCAACATCACCATCCGCGTCGGCGACAACCTCGCGCTCTGCACGCCCACGCTCATCTGCAAGGGCTTCATGAAGCCCGAGGACATGTGCCTCGTCGACCTCGACGGCAACCAACTCGCCGGCACCCGCGTGCGCACGAGCGAGGCGAAGACGCATTTCGGCATCATGAAGCGCCAGCCGGCCGCCAAGGCCTGCGTGCACGCGCACCCGCCGCACGCCACCGCCTTCGCCATCGCCAACGCCGAGATTCCCTCCTGCCTCATTCCCGAGGCGGAAGTGTTCCTCGGCAAAATCGGCGTCGCGAAATACCAGACGCCCGGCACCGCCGCCAACGCCGACGAGGTCGGCGAAGTCGGTCGCGACCACCAAGCCGTCCTCATGCAGAACCACGGCGTGATCGTCTGGGGCAAGGACGTCGAGGACGCTTACTGGAAGATGGAGAACATCGACTCCTATTGCCGCACCGTGTGGATCGCCGCTGGCCTCGGCACGGGACTGCACCGCTTCAGCACCGAGCACCTGAAGGACCTGATCAATCTCCGTCAAAAACTCGGCATGCCCGACCCGCGCGCCTCGCTGAAGGAGTGCGAACTCTGCGATACAACGGACTTTCGTCCCGGCGCAGTCTGCGACGCGCCGACCGCGCCGCGTGATGCCGCACCGAACGCCGAAGTCGAAGCCCTCGTCCAGAAACTCACCGATGAGATCACGCGCAAGCTCACCGGTGCCTGA
- a CDS encoding ethanolamine utilization protein EutN: MRLGTVIGRVTLTLKEPVYSAGSLLIVQPFTRDQFAAAARAMPKGTPKVPLAPGSSLVVFDELGATIGSIIGFTEGAEASQPFEGDAPVDAYCACLVDRVDYQPPR, from the coding sequence ATGCGCCTCGGCACCGTCATCGGCCGCGTCACGCTCACGCTCAAGGAACCCGTCTACTCGGCGGGCAGTCTTCTGATCGTGCAACCGTTCACGCGCGACCAGTTCGCCGCCGCCGCGCGCGCGATGCCGAAGGGCACCCCGAAAGTTCCGCTCGCGCCCGGCTCGTCGCTCGTCGTGTTCGACGAGCTCGGCGCAACCATCGGCAGCATCATCGGCTTCACCGAAGGCGCCGAGGCCTCGCAACCTTTCGAGGGCGACGCCCCCGTCGACGCCTACTGCGCCTGCCTCGTCGACCGCGTCGACTACCAGCCCCCCCGGTAA
- a CDS encoding EutN/CcmL family microcompartment protein yields MNYARIDGTIVAAACHPSMAGTRAVICQPLDAEGRDEGAPVLAVDPLGAGLHQRVILSTDGSATRQLVNDPKTPLRNLIIGIVDPTP; encoded by the coding sequence ATGAACTACGCGCGCATCGACGGCACCATCGTGGCGGCGGCCTGCCATCCCAGCATGGCCGGCACGCGCGCGGTAATTTGCCAGCCACTCGATGCCGAAGGCCGCGACGAGGGCGCCCCCGTCCTCGCCGTCGATCCGCTCGGCGCCGGCCTGCATCAGCGCGTGATTCTCTCCACCGACGGCTCGGCCACGCGCCAGCTCGTCAACGACCCGAAGACGCCGCTGCGTAACCTGATCATCGGCATCGTCGATCCCACTCCGTAA